The Alistipes megaguti sequence CGGCTCGGACTTCGAACGATACAGTCTGCGCGCCAACCTCGACGGGGAACGCAACCGGCTCAAATACGGCATCAGTTTCTCGCCCTCCTATTCGAAGACCAATTATGTATCGACCGACACGCAATACGGTGACGACGGCATCATCGCGTCGGCGCTGATGGCCCCTCCGATCTTTCCCGTATATAACGAGGACGGATCCTACAACTGGGACATGAACGGACTCTTGCGCGTCAACACCTGGGATACCCAGACGAACGAGGTGCTCAATCCCGTGGCCCTGGCCCTTGAAATCGATGACGTGCGCGAGAAGATCAACATCCTCGGCAATGCATACGTCGCATACGAATTCATCGAAGGACTGGAATACAAATTCACCATGGGAGGAGACTACTATTCCTACATCCGCAATTACTACCGACCCTCATATATCCCGCTCAAGGGCTACAAATACCTCAATGCCCTGTCGGACCCGACCGCCGAAAACAACATGAACTCCTATTTCCACTGGACAATCTCCAACCAGCTCTCGTACAATCGCACGTTCGGAGACCATTCGATCAACGCCGTTGCCGTATACGAAGCCGAGAAGCAGAGCATCCAGACCTCGCAGATCGTCGGAACCGGGACTGCCGGAGACGACAAGATCCGCACGACAAAGGGCAAAACCATCGATCTGGACAACACCTACAACAACAAATACGCCTACACGTTCGCTTCGTGGCTCTTCCGCGCCCAATACTCCTACAAAGGCCGATATATGGTTTCGGCATCGGTTCGCGGCGACGGCTCCTCGCGATTCGCGCCCAACACCAGATGGGGCTATTTCCCGGCGGTTTCGGTAGGTTGGCGCGTCAGCGACGAGAATTTCCTGCGCAATGTCCGGTGGATCGATGATCTGAAATTCCGAGCCAGTATGGGTCAGACCGGCAACGCACAGATCGGCAACTCGGAATACCTTGCTCTCTACGGCACGTCGAACACCGATCTGGGTAACGGACTCACCGCCCAGGTCTATCCTTCGCAAATCGCCAACAACGACCTGGGATGGGAGAAAAACACACAGTACAACATCGGACTGGATATCAGTCTGTGGAAAGGCACCCTGGGGCTGAATGTCGACTACTACTATTCGAAAACCACCGACATGCTCTTCGATGTTCCCGTTTCGTCCGTTTCGGGCCTCACCTCGTCGAACATCAACATCGGCTCGATGCAAAACAAAGGCGTTGAATTAGCACTCACGTCCCGCCGCAGCTTTGGAGACTTCTCCTACGCCTTCGCCGCCAACTGGTCGCTCAATCGGAACAAAGTACTGAGTCTCGGGGATGAAAATGCCGACATTATCAAAGAGTCGTCCTATGCCCGCGGTTACTATATTACACGTGTTGGACAGCCTATCGGATGTTACTATCTGCTGGTTCAGGACGGGATCTTTCATAACCAGGAAGAATTGGATTCATATCCTCATTTCGACTCTACGACAGTCGGAGACTTCCGGTTCGTCGATGCCAACGGAAACGGTATTCTCGAAAATGATGCCGATCGGGTCATTGTGGGCAACTACATGCCGGACTTCTATTACGGATTTTCCGTAAATCTCTCCTACAAGGGTTTTGACCTGGCGGCTAATTTCCAGGGTGTCTACGGGAACGAAATACTGAACCTCGAACGCCGGTACCTGCTCAACATGGAAGCCTCGTCGAACATGATGAAGGAGGCTCTTCAACGTTATCCCTACGGAAACCTGAACCGCGCAACCCGTAAATCAAGCGGCAACAACGGGGCCTGCACCTCGACGTTCCATCTCGAAGACGGTTCCTACCTCCGGCTCCAGAATCTCTCCCTGGGATACACGTTCCCCGACCGTTGGACCCGGAAAGCCGGCATCTCGAAACTCCGTCTCTACATTCAGGGGACCAACCTCTTCACCTGGACTAAATATACGGGGTACAACCCTGAGGTCAACAACCATGCTTCCGACGCGCTGCGCCCCGGCGAGGACTACTGTTCCTATCCGCTGTCCCGAACTTTCAGCGTAGGCGTGAATTTCAACCTGTAAAACAAACAAACCATGAAACTGAAACTCATTATAACAGCCGGAATCCTCATTGCAGGAGCCTCCTCATGCGGAGAATCCTTCTTCGAACAGTATCCGAGCAACAACATCACCGAGGGAAACTACTACCAAACGGACGATGATTTCAATCAGGGGGTGGTGGCCTGCTACCATAAACTCAAGACCCAAATGGCCTTCCATCTCCACGAGATCTGCTACCGAAGCGACGAAAACATCCTTGAATCCATGGCCGTTTCCACGCAGGATCGATACGATATCGACAATTTTGCCGAAACGCCAAGCAATGGTATTCTGAGCGACATCTGGGATGCCTGGTACAACGGGATCTATCGTTGCAACGACGTACTTGACCACATGGCCGGAGCCGACATCGCCAATTACGACAAATACCGCGGCGAATGCCTGTTCCTGCGTTCCTGGTGGTACTTCAATCTTTATCGGGTTTTCGGGGTGGTTCCCATTACCAGGACGGTTGTAACCCCAGCCAATGCAAAACTTATTCCCCGATGCACGGAAGAGGAGATGTACACCCTGTTGACCGAAGATTTGACTGAGGCCGCCCGGCTGTTACCGTCGACTCCCGGGGCTGAGAAGGCTCGCGTAGCAAATATTGCCGCTTACACGCTGTTGGCCAAGGTTTATCTGACATTCGGGAAGCCTTCCGAGGCGAAGACTGCTCTTGAAGAAGCAATGAAAAATACCGCTTATGGCCTGGAAACCTCTACCGGAAAGGTATTTGACGTGAACAATAAGATGAACAAGGAGATCATCTTCGCATTGTACTACAACAAGACCAACGATAACGGACATGGCTATTGGTACAGCACCAGCACGAACGTGATGGCCGACATCCGCAACCCGACCCCCGAATTCAAGGCCATTTACGAGGAAAAAGACAATCGACTGGCATTGATCAATAGCTATACGCAGGTTTCGAGCAATCTCTATGCCATGACCAAATGGTATGACACCTACGATGCTACTTACACGACTCAGGTAGGCAATGATTTTCCGCATTTGCGTTATGCCGACG is a genomic window containing:
- a CDS encoding RagB/SusD family nutrient uptake outer membrane protein, translated to MKLKLIITAGILIAGASSCGESFFEQYPSNNITEGNYYQTDDDFNQGVVACYHKLKTQMAFHLHEICYRSDENILESMAVSTQDRYDIDNFAETPSNGILSDIWDAWYNGIYRCNDVLDHMAGADIANYDKYRGECLFLRSWWYFNLYRVFGVVPITRTVVTPANAKLIPRCTEEEMYTLLTEDLTEAARLLPSTPGAEKARVANIAAYTLLAKVYLTFGKPSEAKTALEEAMKNTAYGLETSTGKVFDVNNKMNKEIIFALYYNKTNDNGHGYWYSTSTNVMADIRNPTPEFKAIYEEKDNRLALINSYTQVSSNLYAMTKWYDTYDATYTTQVGNDFPHLRYADVVLMYAEALAESGAGLDKALEWLNKTRTRAGLDELTTGDVTSLEEFRQELADERGREFALEGHRWFDLVRLGLAVDYFRKLGYTLDAHNLIFPIPQSQIEIVNDESILWQNPGF
- a CDS encoding TonB-dependent receptor, whose protein sequence is MASRTVKGLVTDENGEPVVGATVILKGSTVGAATNLNGEYAIEIRQNNATLIVSLIGYNRVEVPLSDSQTQANVTLKTEAIAMNDIVVVGYGVQNKRDVTTAISSIKAEDFANMPTSDFRDAMAAKMPGVQVLQLGGQPDGNVSIRVRGIQSATAGNDPLYVIDGVPCDARAFANLESNDIESLEVLKDASAAAIYGSRGSCGVILITTKRGQGERPVVSYDGQFSVSNVAKRIDMLDAYEFARLFKEARDGAYLFNVPTGSIDDPYEERPQTYHRVDPLITAYLQDDTGTLTNTDWQDAIFRSAYSTKHSISVSGRTKTLGYYIGGNYLYREGTIIGSDFERYSLRANLDGERNRLKYGISFSPSYSKTNYVSTDTQYGDDGIIASALMAPPIFPVYNEDGSYNWDMNGLLRVNTWDTQTNEVLNPVALALEIDDVREKINILGNAYVAYEFIEGLEYKFTMGGDYYSYIRNYYRPSYIPLKGYKYLNALSDPTAENNMNSYFHWTISNQLSYNRTFGDHSINAVAVYEAEKQSIQTSQIVGTGTAGDDKIRTTKGKTIDLDNTYNNKYAYTFASWLFRAQYSYKGRYMVSASVRGDGSSRFAPNTRWGYFPAVSVGWRVSDENFLRNVRWIDDLKFRASMGQTGNAQIGNSEYLALYGTSNTDLGNGLTAQVYPSQIANNDLGWEKNTQYNIGLDISLWKGTLGLNVDYYYSKTTDMLFDVPVSSVSGLTSSNINIGSMQNKGVELALTSRRSFGDFSYAFAANWSLNRNKVLSLGDENADIIKESSYARGYYITRVGQPIGCYYLLVQDGIFHNQEELDSYPHFDSTTVGDFRFVDANGNGILENDADRVIVGNYMPDFYYGFSVNLSYKGFDLAANFQGVYGNEILNLERRYLLNMEASSNMMKEALQRYPYGNLNRATRKSSGNNGACTSTFHLEDGSYLRLQNLSLGYTFPDRWTRKAGISKLRLYIQGTNLFTWTKYTGYNPEVNNHASDALRPGEDYCSYPLSRTFSVGVNFNL